A section of the Salmo salar chromosome ssa05, Ssal_v3.1, whole genome shotgun sequence genome encodes:
- the gpc2 gene encoding glypican-2: protein MVSRLYAQKYPPVLLCTLAALSWTWGPVTASRSCSETRHVYAEKGYSTNTAPLTQISGEHLRLCPQDYTCCSSQMEETLAHQSETDFLSAIDDTSQFLLTTFTQRHHKFDEFFRELIDLSEKSMNQMFTKTYGRLFTQNANVFQELFVELRRYYSGGSVSLTEVLSEFWSRLVERVFSLVNPQYQFSDEYLECVNKHAEQLQPFGDLPRKLGLQVSRAFIAARALVQGLATGRDIVNKAAKLSAGAGCVRALMRQWYCPLCRGMPSLRPCHALCLNVLKGCLANTADLDTEWNNFIDALYQVSEKLEGPFNMELAADSISVKVSEAIMHMQENSIATSTKVFQGCGSPRLAPGRSRRSPKESGGNRRPFRTFSPEEKPTTAAGTNLDRLVSELKERLRPMRGFWVSLPHTICNDKNMAADVTNEDRCWNGQTRGRYLPDVTGDGLMGQINNPEVEVDMARPDVRTRQLIMELRVATNRLKHAQAGQDTDFMDSEVEEGSGSGGGGERYSDDWPGYRPYSPPYSKPPLNPQTPIKPPRVRDRTGSKWNRSKGRSISAVSRPAFFSLAVLFWLSVMVTVAPMWR from the exons GCGAGCATCTGCGTCTGTGTCCCCAGGACTACACCTGCTGCTCCAGTCAGATGGAGGAAACGCTGGCCCACCAAAGTGAGACGGACTTCCTGTCGGCCATCGACGACACCAGCCAGTTCCTTCTCACCACTTTCACACAGAGGCACCACAAGTTTGACG agtTCTTCAGGGAGCTCATAGACTTGTCGGAAAAGTCCATGAATCAGATGTTTACTAAGACATACGGGCGCCTCTTCACCCAGAATGCCAATGTCTTCCAGGAGCTGTTTGTGGAGCTCCGTCGATACTACTCAG GGGGCAGTGTGAGCCTGACAGAGGTGCTATCAGAGTTCTGGTCCAGACTGGTGGAGCGGGTCTTCTCTCTGGTCAACCCCCAGTACCAGTTCAGTGACGAGTACCTGGAGTGTGTCAACAAACATGCAGAGCAGCTGCAGCCCTTTGGGGACCTGCCCCGGAAACTAGGCTTACAG GTGTCCAGGGCATTCATTGCAGCCAGAGCACTGGTTCAAGGCTTGGCCACAGGCCGTGAcattgtcaacaaggcagcaaaG TTGAGTGCTGGTGCGGGGTGTGTGCGTGCCCTGATGCGTCAGTGGTACTGCCCATTGTGTCGAGGCATGCCCTCCCTGCGCCCCTGCCATGCCCTCTGCCTTAACGTGTTGAAGGGCTGCCTGGCCAATACAGCCGATCTGGACACTGAGTGGAACAATTTCATTG atGCTCTGTATCAAGTATCTGAGAAGCTGGAGGGGCCCTTTAACATGGAGCTGGCTGCAGACTCCATCTCTGTTAAAGTGTCCGAGGCCATCATGCACATGCAGGAGAACAGCATCGCCACCTCCACTaag GTGTTCCAGGGCTGTGGGAGTCCCAGACTGGCCCCGGGCCGTTCTCGGCGCTCCCCCAAGGAGTCAGGGGGCAACAGGAGACCCTTTCGTACGTTCAGCCCTGAGGAGAAGCCCACCACTGCTGCAGGCACCAACCTGGACCGACTg GTGTCAGAGCTGAAGGAGCGACTGCGGCCCATGCGGGGCTTCTGGGTGTCTCTCCCACACACCATCTGTAACGACAAGAACATGGCTGCCGACGTCACCAACGAGGACCGCTGCTGGAATGGACAGACCAGGGGGAG GTACCTCCCTGACGTGACAGGCGATGGGCTAATGGGTCAGATCAATAAcccagaggtagaggtggacatGGCCAGGCCAGACGTGAGGACCAGACAGCTCATCATGGAGCTCAGAGTAGCCACCAACAGACTGAAACATGCACAGGCTGGACAGGACACTGACTTCATGGACA GTGAGGTCGAAGAGGGCAGTGGATCAGGCGGCGGAGGGGAGAGGTACAGTGATGATTGGCCTGGCTACAGGCCCTACTCCCCTCCCTACAGTAAGCCCCCACTTAACCCCCAGACACCCATCAAGCCCCCTCGGGTCAGAGACCGAACCGGATCAAAGTGGAACAGGAGCAAGGGACGGTCCATCTCAGCTGTCAGCCGGCCAGCCTTCTTCTCGCTGGCGGTTTTGTTTTGGTTATCAGTTATGGTCACTGTCGCCCCCATGTGGAGATAG